A single region of the Xiphias gladius isolate SHS-SW01 ecotype Sanya breed wild chromosome 17, ASM1685928v1, whole genome shotgun sequence genome encodes:
- the LOC120803051 gene encoding glycogen phosphorylase, muscle form-like: MSKPLTDHERKKQISVRGLAGVENVADLKQNFNRHLHFTLVKDRNVATRRDYYYALAHTVRDHLIGRWIRTQQHYYEKDPKRVYYISLEFYMGRTLQNTMVNLALENACDEATYQLGLDMEELEDMEEDAGLGNGGLGRLAACFLDSMASLGLAAYGYGIRYEFGIFNQKIINGWQVEEADDWLRYGNPWEKARPEYMRPVHFYGRTEHNPDGVKWVDTQVVLALPYDTPVPGYRNNIVNTMRLWSAKAPCEFNLKDFNIGGYIQAVLDRNLAENISRVLYPNDNFFEGKELRLKQEYFVVSATLQDIIRRFKVSKFGSREIVRTDFSKLPEKVAIQLNDTHPAMAIPELMRVLVDEEKLTWEEAWDICVRTCAYTNHTVLPEALERWPVELFAHLLPRHLEIIYEINRRHLEKVAAKYPGDHDRMRRMSLIEEGGQKRVNMAHLCIVGSHAVNGVAQIHSDILKATIFKDFYEMEPHKFQNKTNGITPRRWLVMCNPGLAEVIAERIGEDFIRDLDQLQGLRKHINDEAFIRDIAKVKQENKLKFSVHLEEHYKVKINPNSMFDIQVKRIHEYKRQLLNCLHIITYYNRIKKEPNKQWTPRTVMIGGKAAPGYHTAKMIIRLITAIGEVVNNDAVVGDRLKVIFLENYRVTLAEKAIPAADLSEQISTAGTEASGTGNMKFMLNGALTIGTMDGANVEMAEEAGDGNLFIFGMRVDDVDELDKRGYNAEDYYKRLPELKQCIDQIAGGFFSPKQPDLFKEIVNMLMHHDRYKVFADYEDYMKCQEKVNALYKNPKEWTKKVIYNIAGCGKFSSDRTIAQYAREIWGMEPTLEKIPAPDDKH; the protein is encoded by the exons CGTGTGTACTACATCTCCCTTGAGTTCTACATGGGCCGCACCCTTCAAAACACCATGGTGAACCTCGCCCTGGAGAACGCCTGTGATGAGGCCACCTACCAG TTGGGTCTGGATATGGAAGAGTTGGAGGACATGGAGGAAGATGCTGGGTTGGGTAACGGTGGCCTGGGCCGTCTTGCCG CCTGTTTCCTGGACTCCATGGCTTCACTGGGTCTGGCTGCTTATGGTTATGGTATTCGCTATGAATTCGGTATCTTCAATCAGAAAATTATCAATGGCTGGCAG GTTGAAGAGGCTGATGATTGGCTGCGCTATGGCAACCCCTGGGAGAAGGCACGTCCTGAGTACATGCGTCCTGTCCATTTCTATGGCAGAACTGAGCATAACCCTGATGGCGTCAAATGGGTTGACACTCAG GTAGTGTTGGCTCTGCCATATGACACCCCTGTCCCTGGCTACAGAAACAATATTGTCAACACCATGAGGCTGTGGTCTGCGAAGGCACCCTGCGAGTTTAACCTTAAAGACT tcaataTTGGTGGCTACATTCAGGCGGTTTTGGACAGAAACTTGGCTGAGAACATCTCCCGTGTGCTGTACCCCAACGACAAT TTCTTTGAAGGCAAGGAGCTCCGTCTGAAGCAGGAATACTTTGTGGTGTCTGCCACTCTGCAAGACATCATCCGCCGTTTCAAGGTCTCTAAGTTTGGCTCCAGGGAGATTGTTCGCACAGACTTCAGCAAACTGCCCGAAAAG GTTGCCATCCAGCTGAATGACACCCACCCAGCCATGGCTATTCCTGAGTTGATGAGGGTTCTGGTTGATGAAGAGAAGCTTACATGGGAAGAG GCCTGGGATATCTGCGTGCGCACCTGTGCCTACACCAATCACACCGTCCTTCCCGAAGCCCTGGAGCGCTGGCCGGTCGAACTGTTTGCTCACCTGCTTCCCCGTCACCTGGAAATTATCTACGAGATCAACCGCCGCCACCTCGAG aaaGTTGCTGCTAAGTACCCTGGTGATCATGATCGTATGCGCCGAATGTCTCTCATTGAAGAGGGTGGACAGAAGAGGGTCAACATGGCCCATTTGTGCATTGTGGGTTCCCATGCTGTCAATGGCGTGGCCCAGATACACTCTGACATCCTCAAAGCTACTAT TTTCAAGGACTTCTATGAAATGGAGCCACATAAGTTCCAAAACAAGACCAATGGCATCACTCCTCGCCGCTGGCTGGTTATGTGCAACCCAGGGCTGGCTGAGGTCATCGCAGAG AGAATTGGTGAGGACTTCATTCGTGACCTCGACCAGCTGCAGGGTCTCCGCAAGCACATCAATGATGAGGCTTTCATTCGTGATATTGCCAAAGTGAAGCAG GAAAACAAGTTGAAGTTTTCTGTGCACTTGGAGGAACACTACAAGGTGAAGATCAACCCCAACTCCATGTTTGACATTCAAGTCAAGCGAATCCACGAATACAAGAGACAGTTGCTCAACTGTCTGCACATTATCACCTATTATAACC GCATCAAGAAGGAGCCCAACAAGCAGTGGACTCCAAGGACTGTCATGATTGGAGGCAAG GCTGCTCCTGGATATCACACTGCTAAGATGATTATCCGTCTGATCACAGCTATTGGTGAGGTGGTCAACAACGACGCCGTGGTCGGAGATCGTCTGAAAGTCATCTTTTTGGAGAACTACAGAGTCACACTGGCAGAGAAAG CCATCCCCGCAGCTGACCTGTCAGAGCAGATCTCCACAGCTGGCACTGAGGCCTCTGGCACTGGCAACATGAAGTTCATGTTGAATGGCGCTCTAACCATCGGTACCATGGATGGAGCCAACGTTGAGATGGCCGAGGAGGCCGGCGACGGGAACCTTTTCATCTTTGGCATGAGAGTGGACGATGTTGATGAACTTGACAAGAGAGG ATACAATGCTGAAGATTACTACAAACGCCTGCCTGAGCTCAAACAGTGTATTGACCAGATTGCCGGAGGCTTCTTTAGCCCAAAGCAGCCTGACCTGTTTAAAGAAATTGTCAACATGCTGATGCACCATGACAG ATATAAGGTTTTCGCTGACTATGAAGATTATATGAAATGCCAGGAGAAAGTCAACGCTCTTTACAAG AACCCCAAGGAATGGACCAAGAAGGTGATATACAACATTGCTGGATGTGGCAAGTTCTCAAGTGATCGCACCATTGCCCAATATGCTCGTGAGATCTGGGGCATGGAGCCCACGCTGGAGAAAATCCCTGCCCCTGATGACAAGCATTAA